CCGCGCACTTCGAAGTGCACGTCGAGCAGGCGACGGACCTAGAGAAAGCTGGGAAGCCTgttggttgggttgaggGGTGGAACGGGATAAGCTATCATGAAGTCGTGTTCACGGGCGAGGACGGGCACGCGAATACGTATCCCATGCATGGGCGGCGCGACGCCTTAACTGGTGCTGCGAAGCTGATTATCCAGCTAGAGACACTGGCGTACGCGAGGAATGGATACACCACTGTAGTCAGTATTGAGAGCGGGCCTCGCGGGACCGCCAATATCCAgtcgaagacgaagctggtGTTCTGTCTCATGCACAAGGAGGCAGAGGGGCTGGAGAACATGAGCGCTGATATCGCGCGGTCGATTCAAGGCGTTGCTGCGATGCATGGGCTGGACTATAGTCTAAACCGACTGATTCACCTTCCACCGGGCGATTTCTGGCCCGAGGCTATTGACAGTGTTCGCCAGGCCTGCGGTGACAAGGGCATTGGGTCTCGTACTGGGACGGGGCATGACTCCACTATGACCAGCCTGAAGTGCCCAACAGGAATGATCTTTGTGCGAAGCAGGGGTGGGATCAGCCACAGTGCGAAGGAATGGAGCAACGAGCAGGACTGCGCAGAGGGGGCGCTGGCATTGGGCAGGGCAGTCCTGAATTTTGATGCGCATTTGAAGCAGCCGTAGTATAGTTTTTAGCAAATGATTTTAATCACCTCTGTCCAGTTTATAAATATGACTTTAAACATCTAACCAATAAGAAAGTCTGTCGTGATGCGCTGGCGTAATCTGTAATGTGTGCTAATCTGTGCGGGGTTCCATCTCGCTGTGACTTCATATCTCACCACCTGAAAATGAGCGAACACGTATTCGAGACTCACCCAAAGGCCAGCCCCGAAGCTACCGTCCAGGGACGCAACTATCGCTTCACCCTTTTCAACGAACGCCTAATCCGGTTTGAATGggcagaagatggccagttCGAGGACAGAGCATCGACATTCGCCATAAACCGCGAATTCCCAACCCCCAAATTCCGAGTCGTCGATGGCGACGAACTGCAAATAATAACCGATCATTTCCTCGTCAGCTACACCAAAGAAAAGTTCAGCCCTCAGAGCCTCGTCTTCCACTTCAACGGCAAGAGCATCAAGTACGGATCGCCATGGCGGTTCGGGACACCCACGGAGTTCAATCTCGGGGGCACGGCCAGAACATTAGACGGCGTCGATGGACGCTGTGATATGGGGCAGGGCGTTCTCTCGAAAGCAGGGTATGCAGTGATTGACGACTCAAAGAGTATGCTGTTCGACGACTCTGGCTTTGTGGCTCCCAGACGCCCTGGAGATCGGTTCGACTGTTACCTCTTCTGCTACGGCCGCGACTATAAAGACGCCATTAAAGCGTTGTATGCTGTTTCGGGGAAACAGCCTGCTATCCCGCGCTATGTCCTGGGGAACTGGTGGAGCCGGTACTACGCATACCACCAGGACGAGTACGTGGCGCTGATGGACAAGTTCCGAGCCCACGATATTCCACTCTCTGTTGCTGTTCTGGACATGGACTGGCATTATGTCTCTGACGAGCGCGTCCCTCATGCCGGCTGGACAGGGTATACCTGGGATAAGAACCTGTTCCCTGACCCAGTCAAATTCAGAGAGGAACTGCACGAGCGATATCTCCAGATAACACTAAACGACCACCCCCACGGTGGAATCCACGCCCACGAAGACGCATACGAGGAGATGGCACGGTTCCTAAACCacgacaccaccaacaagaacCCCATTCTCTTCGACCCAGCCAGTCCAAGATTCATGCAAGCCTatttccacatcctccatcgCAGACTCGAGAACCAAGCCTGCGACTTCTGGTGGATCGACTGGCAACAGGGTCCATACTCCAAGATCCCAAACTTCGACCCGCTCTGGCTCCTCAATCACTTCCAGTATCTGGACAGCTCACGCGACGGACGCTCCCCTCTGATATTCTCGCGGTACGGCGGCCCAGGGAGCCATCGATACCCTATCGGCTTCTCCGGCGACACAGTCGTAACCTGGTCGTCTCTCGCCTTCCAGCCCGAATTCACAGCCACGGCATCGAATATCGGATACGGATGGTGGAGCCACGATATCGGCGGGCATATCCGCGGGATTCGCGACGACGAGTTGCTCGCGCGGTGGACGCAGCTAGGCGTTTTCTCACCGGTCATGAGACTGCATTCAACATCTTCACGGTGGATGTCGAAGGAACCTTGGCTGTATGGCGACGAGTGCGCAAGGGCAATGGCCCGCTTTCTACAGTTTAGACACCGCTTGGTGCCATATCTATACACGCAGAGTATCCTCGGGTCCAACACCGACGAACCCCTAATCCAGCCGATGTACTGGTCGTATCCGAAAAGGAACGAAGCCTACGAAGTCCCGAACCAATATTTCCTCGGTCGTGACCTGCTTGTTGCACCGATCGTCCAGCCGCGCGATAGACGCACCGGTCTTGCTTCCGTTAGGGCGTGGCTTCCCCCGCAAGGCCGGTTCGTGGATTTATTCTCCGGGACGGTTTACGATGGTGGGAGGGGGGTTACCTTCTACCGGTCTATCTCGCAGTATCCTGTTCTCGCACCCGAGGGGGCAATACTCGCCTTGGACGGTGAAGATATTCCACGGAACGGATGTCTGAACCCTGATGTGCTCGAGATTATAGTCGTCGTcggggaagatggcgaaACGACCTTGATTGAAACGGCAGAGGACAATTCCTTCAACGGAGGGTCCACCCCGCAGCGCAACCTAGAGCAAAGCAAGGTCCTGATCAAGTTCCAGCAGCAAAAAGGCGAGCTGGTGATCTCGGGCAGCGTGCAGCGGCGCTGCATCGTCCGCTTCCTAGGGCTAGACTCGATCCCAGCGGATTTTAACCTCGCGATTTCCGGCGCCGAAAACGGAGAGAAGGGcgatatctccatctcgaagTTCGGGAATTCGGTACCGTGTCTTTCAGTGGATATCCCGCAGATAAAGTCGGGCGTGGATATTGTGGTTAATCTTTGGCAGAATCCGCAGCTTGCGGTGCAGGATCATACCGCTGCTCTTGAGGAGTTGATTCGGGGGTACCAGATTGAATTTGGGATGAAGGATCGGCTGTGGAATGCgattgaggaggggaaggggcAGCCGTTGAAGATTGTTTCGTCGTTGCTGTCGTTGGGAtatgatgatgctgttgttgggccGCTGGTTGAACTTGTTTCGGCTGATAGTAGAGCTCCTTAGACTATTTCTTAGGAGGAGTAGTATTAGACTACTAGAACAGTGGAGTTGCGTATGGGCAATCACAAACAAACTATAACATGCTATACAAGGAATACTACGAACCACAAATTATCCACGAGTTTGGCCCCGTCCATGGCCCATACATCCTCCCCTAGAAGGCAAATTGGTTTAATGCGTGATTGAATGGCATGACCCTTATATGCAGTAAACCTGGGATTGATGGCCGGTATACTGTCGACTCCAGTTGTTCGGGCCGAATAGCCCTAGAACAGAGAAGATAAGGGCCCTGCTTGCCAGGATTTATTTCAGGACACGGCCCTTGGCATTCCTATTCTGGTAATGATGTTCTTTTTCTCGACAATCCATACTGCATGAATGCTTTCGCGCGCAGTTCGCCTGCTTGGCAGCTCGTATTCCCTCTTGGCTTCTTTCCACCAGGGGGCGCCATGAGGCTGATCGTGAACGAAGATCACAGCCTTTAAATGCGCCAAATCGCCAGTTTCGCAAATCCATGATGCGACAGATCTGCCCCCTCCCGCACCACAATGGCGCCCTCGAACGAGGTGCACGTCACAATCGATAACCCTGACACCCCGATCCCGGGCCAGGACATCACCGCGACAGCAACCCTCAACCTCACGAAGCCACTCTCCGTCTCTGAattcaccgtctccatctACGGCCGCGCATTCTCGCGCATCTACCGCCAATACGTACTCAGCAACTTCCGGTACAATTGGTGCGGGcagggcttcttcttcaagcgcttcgtcgtcctcatccagacCCCCACCACCCTGCCCCCGGGTACACACACATTCCCCTTTCGACTCCAACTCCCAGCGACAACCGAACAAGTCCGCGGAAACTGGCACATGTTCAACAAATGGAAGCCGCGCGACCCTTTCCCAGGCAAGGACACCACCCACCCACTGCCAGCGACATTAGTAGACATGGCCGCCAACGAAACCTGGGGCTCGACCGAGGGAAAAGTAGAGTACATCATCGAAGCAAAGGTGCAAAAGGGACCCGAGGCAGGCTTCCTCGACTCAATGCCCAAAGACGCCAGAACCTTCACCGTCGCATCCCTCCCCCGTCCAGACCTCCCTCAATCCCTCAACTCAGCCCAGATCCCCTGGCAGCAAGTCGTCCGCACAATCCAGACCCCGGCCGGCCCCGCAAATATCACCTGCCGCCTCCCGCAAGTCCTCATCCAAGGTGCAAAGGCCCCCATATACCTCAAATCCGACCGCCCGCTCGTTCTCACAGGTCTGAAGATAAAGCTGTACCTAGAGTATCTCGTGCGCGGGCGTAATCTGATCTGGCCGGAGAAACGCACGAGTGTGACTCCCAGCGCGCAGCTCGTCAGAGCCGAGAATGGGAGTCTGCCGCTCTCGGCGGAATATGTGCCTGTGCGGGTGCTGGAAATTTCGCGCGGTCTGCCGTTGGCGTTTGTGACGTTTAATCTGGCTTGTCTTGCGCACTGGCTGGAGATTAAGTATCGGGTTACTGAGCCGGGTGGGAAGGAGGAGACGAAGGCTGTTATGAAGGATATTTcggtgcaggtgcagtcgTGGGTGGATGGTCGGGCTGGCGAGAATGGACAGGGGCAGGGGAAGCAGGTTGGTGGCAGCTTTGTAGGGCAGGTGCTTAATGAGGAGGAGTATCGCAAGTGgcaggctgagaagaagTAGGTCGAAGTTGGTATGAGTAGtgtatatagtatatagattgATGTCATGATATCCAGACAGCGTAGGAGCTGTCCTAGCTGCAGAGTACGTTACTTCTGCGATCTGCATTAGCTCGGATTATTAATGACGTTTTCCGATTCGCTTTTTGTTTTCTGTATGTATAATGGATATCAAGCACTGATATAGGGCTGTCGATCAGCCCTGGACCGTGCGGGATATACATCCATTGCAGACCAACCATAATAGAGATAATTGCCATTATTTTAGAGGATACAGGAATATTACCTTGAATACggtaataaaaataattacGAATTGTAGACCAACCTTGGAATGCCTCTGCCGATCGGGCGGAATTCCGCCAGCCTGCAGGCACCGAGATTCACTCACATATAAACCACCAGAAGGACAGAAAAATACCAAAAGTTATCTACCTTCAATATTGACGAACCATGGCCGTGATTCCAATTGAAATTATCTCCGATGCGATTTGTCCCTGGGTATGCCTCCCTGGTCTCGCGGCACAGAGATATTAATAAGGACAGTGCTTCATTGGCTACCGCAGCCTCCAGCGAACAATAGCGCTGTACAAGAAGACGTATCCCGGGGGCTCGAAAGACGAGTTTCAAATCGTGTGGAAGCCGTACTTTATCGACCAAGTTGAACCGGAGGAGAGCGTGCTCATCAACGGTATGTCTACACTATACATACCATACTTAGGTATACTTACCAATGCGCAACAGACCGCATGGCACGACGCATGACACCAGCCCAGATCAGCGCCGCACAGACGCGCCTGATCCGAGTCGGAAAGTCCGTTGGGATCGCGTTCCGATTCGGCGGGTATATTGGGTCCTCGAGGCTGGCGCATCGTGTTCTGCATCTAGCCCTGGAGCGGGGCGGGGGCGAGATGCAGTGCGCAGTCGCGGAGACACTATTCAAGTACCAGtttgagagggaggaggacgtAAGTGACGTCGAGATCGTGGTCCAGGCGGCAGTGGAGAGCAGTGGGCTGGACGAGTCGGATGTGCGAGCCTTCCTGGCTGGTGGGGGAGGGGTTGAAGAGACAGAGACTGAAGCAAGGGGAAACAGGGTGCAGGGGGTGCCGCATTTTGTGATTGGGGGGCAGCAGCACCTGGATGGGGcaggggagatggaggagtttTTCCAGGCGTTTGTGGCGGCGAGGGCGGGAATGGGAAAGACAGCTGCATAGTGCATGTTCACTGTCCATTGTCAAATTGTTAGTGGAGATCGGGCCGATCCGATGCCTGACTGGCATGACTGCTTGATCCCCCCACTggataattaaataaatgCCTTTATGTAATGGGCCTGAGCCCGCCAATGAGACCAAGACAGCGTGCCTCCTGCATCAGCCAATATGCATCAATTTTGTCTGCAAGCGCGATTGACGAACCAGTGCTTATTAAATGCCCCGCCATGTCACGGCCCATGCCACGCCCCTCTGACACGTCCCTCTGCTGCATCCCTCCTTAAGGTGGCCGTTTCCTGGTGGGCTGGCTGCACTGGGTTGTTCCCTGTTGCAGATACCTCACGGTCCTCAAAATACTGCAGCCATGGATGATAGAGATTCGATTTCGTGCTCTTACACTAATTCCTCGTCGGCGAGTCACACTCGCTCGATTAGTGTGACGTCGTCAACTGTGACCGTCCCATTTGTTCCTGATAGAATCATCGAACCCCTGGACTACTATTCCAAGCAGAAATTCCACCCGGTCCATCTGATGGACACGTTCCAAGGTGCCCGGTACATGGTCATCCGCAAGCTGGGATACGGCTCATTCTCAACGGTCTGGTTGGCCAGAGATAGCAAGTATGTATAAAATCACGCACGACAACGCGAGACTAACCAGCCAGACTCGACCGCTACGTCGCACTAAAGATTGGACATGCCGAGTCCGAACCATCCGCTGAAACTGGTATATACGACAGACTAGCGAAGCCGGGCCTCATCTCACACCCCGGCTGCAACCATTACCTGCCCCTGTTGGACCATTTCCGAGTCACCGGCCCCAATGGCACTCACCAGGCATTGGTCTACGAACCAATGGGAGCAAGCGTCCATGAAGTGAAGGATGCTCTTTTCCCAGATGCCCCGTTTCCGCTCTGGACAGCCAAGTCTATACTATGGCAGACTTTGCTTGGCCTGGACTTTATGTTGGCCAATGATGTCGTGCATGGAGATGTGCAGCCGCGCAATCTCCTTTTCACACTGGATGACTTGGCCCATCTGCCTCTATCTGAGATGTCCCAGGACAAGGAGATCCCAGTGACTCGGGTCTTCGATACGAATCTTGGTGGTGGCATTACAGGGCCAGAATACCTCGTCGCCGCTGATTCGTTGATGAAATACATTGACATCTCCCAGTCGTTTACAATCAAGATATCCGACCTCGGCGGATGTACGTCCCCTCAAtctctatttataaaaatacaCACAACTGACGGGAGTTGATAGCCTTCCTAACATCAAACCCCCCCAAAaccccctccccaccccTCCACCTGCGCGGCCCCGAAACCCTCTTCCAAGGCCTCGTCTCCTCAAAACAAGACATGTGGAGCTTCGGGTGCCTAATCTTCGAGTTCCTCACGGGcatcggcctcttcgatCTAACCGACTACCCGGTCTCCGAGATCACAGACGACATGCACTTCATTGACATGTACAACATCCTCGGGGTCCCAGCGGACACAAACCTCAGAGATACACACTGGCCTAGTTGGCGCGAGTTCTTCGGGCCAAACGGCGAGCGGATAAACCACTACAACCGGAAACGGGATCGGGATTCTGATAGCGAGGGGCGGCGGACGGCGCATACGTTGGAGGGGTTAATAACGCAATCTTTGGGAGGGCGGGTTTCGGGTGAAGACCTGGATATCACGATAGATTTGCTGCGAGGGCTGTTGGAGTTTGACCCCCGGAAAAGGTTTACGACGAGGGATGTGTTGGCGCATAGATGGTTTGAGGAGTTGAGGGCGGGTGTTCGTCTTTAGCCTGATATTCATATTCTTGTATTCAGATGATTGTATTCAATAGTATTTCTCTATCTATTTGGCCTTGATGTTCAGTGGTATAGCCATCGGACTTACTGGAGTATATCGGAGTTAGCACTCGGCTATAATGCAACACGGGCACCTTCCTAATCAGGCAGGATAGGGCAGGTCGTGGCTTCCTATTTAGTCAGTCGAGTTTGACAATTAAAATCGTCATCGAGAATTTTACATTGAAGAAGGAGTATTCATTCCAACTCGATACCTTCAACTCACAATGTTATGCtacgccatcctcctcctggcctCGAACGCACTGTGTCAAACATTCGACTACATCGTCGTTGGCGGCGGGACATCAGGACTCCCACTCGCCGCACGCCTAGCCCAGCACCATACAGTCGCTCTTATCGAGGCTGGAGGTTACTATGAGGTTGAGTATCCACTGGCCAAAACACCAGCCGCAGATGTCCTGCCTGTTGGGTCAGACCCTGGTGTGAAGAATATTCCCGTAGACTGGGAATTCATCACCACGCCACAGCGAGGTGCAAATGGCCGGCGGGTCCATTTCTCTAGGGGAAAGTGTCTGGGTGGATCGTTAGTGATCCATCTAAGGGCTGGGCACAGGCTGACAATTGCTTAATAGCTCTGCTCTTAACTTCATGATATACCTACGGTAGGCTTCCCCACTTGCCACTGGAACATAACGAGTAACTTAGAAAGGCCGACTCGACAGACGATGGACAAGTGGGCAGAGGCCGTGAACGACACCAGCTATACCTTCAATAACATCCTCCCGTACTACCAGCGCAGCGCCAACTTCACGCCCCCGAATACAGCCAAGAGGTTCCCAAATGCGACTGTACTGTACAATGCTAGTGCATTTACCTCTGACGGCGGCCCACTGCAGGTATCCTACTCCAATTACGCAATGCCGTGGTCAACCTGGGTAGCTCGGGGCATGGAAGGTATTGGAATGACAGAGGCTGCAGACTTCAACAGCGGCCAACTCAACGGATACCAGTACTGCACGTCCACGATCCGTCCAAACGACCAGACCCGGAGTACATCAGAGTCTTCGTTCATCGCGAGGTCGGCCCCGAAGAACCTCAAAGTGTATAAGAAGACTCTGGCAAAGCGGATACTGTTCGACAGCAATAAAAACGCCATTGGGGTCCAAGTAAGTCCATCGCGAACTCTGATGGCCTCGAAAGAAGTGATCGTATCAGCAGGCGTTTTTCAATCTCCGcagttgttgatggtgtcgGGAATAGGCCCTAGGGAGCACTTGCAACAGCACAACATAACAGTACTGGCTGACCTTCCAGGGGTTGGCCAGAATATGCAGGACCATCCATTCTTCGGGCCCAGTTACCGCGTGGGAATCGAAACACTGACACGACCTGCGAACAATCCACTCTATCTGGTAGAACAGTATTTTCGTTGGGCTGTTCTGCACGAAGGTGTCTTCTCTAACCCGGTTGCTGATTTTCTAGCCTTTGAAAGGATCCCCGAAGAACTGCGGTCAGGTTTCTCCGAAGACACACGGCGGAATCTCTCGTGGTTTCCGAAGGACTGGCCAGAGGTCGAGGTACGTGATGCTTGGGCTATTTAGAGGATATGCTGATGTTATAAGTTAATGTCAGGAGCAGGCTTCCTTGGGAATATTTCCAGCATGTTCAAAGACCAGCCGAACGATGGCTACCAATACGCGTCTATTCTCGGAGTACTACACGCCACAACCTCTCAAGGTACTGTAACGCTGGCATCGGCTGACACTTCTGACCCACCCATTATCAACCCGAATTGGCTGGAGACCGAGTCGGATCAGCAGCTGGCTGTGGCATTGTTCAAAAGGATCCGTCAAGCGTTCGCCAGCGAGGAGATGAAGCCAATTATTATCGGCAAAGAATACGAGCCGGGCGAGAGTGTTCAGACGGACAGGCAGATCTTGGAATGGATACGCAATAATGTCATGACACTGTGGCATCCATCCCGAACATGCAAAATGGGCACTAGGGACGACACCATGGCTGTGGTGGATAGCAGAGCTCGCGTCTTTGGGGTCAATCGACTACGGGTAGTTGATGCCAGTGCACTCCCCTTTCTGCTACCAGGGCACCCCCAGTCTACTTGCTGTGAGTCCACCTTGAATGTCAAGACAACTACTAACTGCTCAGACATGCTTGCAGAGAAAATCGCGGACGACATTATAAACACTACGGAAGCTGCAAAGGAAGTATCCAGGCCCGATCTACGGTGATAGTATTGTACTGGTACAGTAGATAGCAAATGGTTAAATAGTTTGCGTTTTTTATGACTGTTGAAAGGCATAAAGTATAGCTAAACTTGTTAAGCAACCCAATGATGTCCCAGTCCAATCAATGTTCCTCGAATGACCAACGGAAGAGGCAGCCCAGCCTGTTGAAGGCAGGACAGAAATAGGCGCGATAAGAAGACCAGATGAACCGATAGTCGCAGGCCTACGCCCAATTAATACGAGGCTGGCTTGCACTGATCATCCATCTGGACAACAACCGACCATTTGTCCGGGTGGTCCACAACACCGCCAGCAACCTTCTCGCCCTTGTAGGTAGTAGCACAGTCGTGCATGATAGCATTCAGGCTATTCACGATATTCTGAAGGGGCATAGAACGGGCCTGCTCCGTGTTCTAAGTAGCCAAGTCAGCGGATGCACCTCAAGTATAACCATTTGAATCATAAATGCCACACTCCACTTACCTCGTTGCAGAAACGGATGCTAACATCCTTCACGCACCAGAGTTCATGGCAATCGTTCTTGTCGGCGCGAACAGAGGGGCCCAGGGGCGTAGGCGCCATGTAGATTGCCCGATCCAGAGTCTGTACGGCTGCGATGAGCTTGTCAAACGGCGCGTGCGAGGCCTTGCCCCAGCAGTTGACGGAGTGTTGCTATTGGGCTTGGTTAGTACGTATCGATACGTAGTTGGATAGAGACTGGGGGGTACGTACAGCGGACACTGCGGGAGCCAGAGAGGCAAGcacggcggcgatgatggacaTGCGCATCTTGGTGGTTGAGTTTGGTGTTTTAGGGTTTGAGAGTTGGGTAAGGTAAAGATGTTTCTGGGTAGAACAGGCAATGATctgaagttggagatgacaATCCAGAGGACGTTTTTGGGGCATTCTTATATCTTTTCAAACCGTTCAGCATAATGTTATTGTAGTGAAGTGGGAGTAGGTGAAGCGGCCATCAATGAGGGCAGGGTGCAAGAGGTGAATTATGCGCTACACCATAGCTAATAACAAGCAGGAAGGAGGGCTGCGGACATGGTAGTAAGTGCCCTAACAGTACCCTCACAGTGAGTGTCCTGGTGAATAAAGAGTAGCTTGACCAGCAGGAGCAATACCAGTGTGAATGCAATTCTCTAACAGGCCTATGATTGGAGAACTTGAATTTAATCTTCCTGTTAGCATTCACTACTACCAAATGCAGCTAATGTTGGGACGACTGAATCTAAAGGCGAGGGCAAGTATTCATAATGAAAGGTTTCATCGTGAATACTAAGGTAAAGCCAGCTTCGACTGCTCGACCGCCCATGTATTCATATGATATGTTATGAGAGATCGAAGACTGACACGGTATATTCTGGAATCGAAACCGAGATAAATATAGCAAGCATTCAGTATTAGCTATCTACCCATCTCCCAGAGCCCTTCTTCCATACGGTGAGTAGTATGAAAATTCAAGCCATAGCTCAGTCGGGCATCTTCATAATGTTAATAATGGTACACCTAATTTTACAGGATTTGAATATTTCTGCTGTCTTGTACCATGGTTGAAAGGGGTCAGGTTTGGGCTGGTGTAGACGGCTCGCAATCTTTCTGTGGTGTTCGGGACTTACTACTACACTAAGAAAGGACAATCAATCTTAGCAGGGATTTATACCGAATAGCAATCCGAGTGTTCGTTAAATCAGAATGCAATACAACATATAATGAGAGATACAGTTTAACATCTAGTACAGGAGCAGCATCAAAAGCAAAGTACAACAGTAAGAAAAACATCTTATGAAACTCATGGTACAAATTGATAGCATAGAGAGCATCGCGAGCAgtacagcagcagcagcagcaacgtTAACGTTAACAAACTAATTCAATTGGTAATATGGGACGGTTGAAACATCCTCAATGTGCTCGACAGTTGgcatgtcctcgtcatcgtcatcgccgtGGTCGTAGTCAAGGCCGGTTTCGGCGTCGTAGTAAATGTCGGGTTCGgtgtcgttgtcgttgtgGCCATCACCTTCACTATTGCCATAACCTTCTATTGGCTCTTCATACTGGGAAGAGGCAGCGGGGCTGGCGGGGCGGGAGATGCGGTAGACGCGGTCGTACCAGGGATGTCTGGGGTCGTGGAGGTCGTTGTCGACAAAGATGAAACTATCAGTGTATTCGGTAGGCTCCGAGGGTGgattctcatcatcatcatcatcgtcgtcatcgtaAGTAATCTCGTCAATCAGAACAGTTTCCCGCcattcttcgtcctcgtctccgTGCTCCAGCCTATACTGCTGGCTAGCACCAGGCGAAAGAGGTGGACCGAAGACATGCAAGGGCTGGGGTCTTGTGAATGATGGAGAACAGAGGTTGTTGATCCCGTTGATGTATCTGTTGTCGTAGGTTCTGTAGCGGGCGCTGTAGGTACGGCCAGGGTCGCGGTTTTGGGTGCGGCTGTTGATGAAGGGGAGGGCgacggaggtggaggagtagccagaggaggagaaggcaggGGAGGGAGCGTAGTTTTCGAGGGTTGTAATGAAGGGCATTTTGTCTCTCTATTCTCCGAGGGACAGGGCAAGATAAAGTTGGTTGAAGAGCGTGGATAGCCAAGGAATCCGTTGTTGTAAACAGGTAGTTGTATGATACCTTGTGAAAGTAGGAAACCTGAGGGCTGTAGGTAGTGGATGGGAAAGTGATgcagaggagggaagagaagagagaagagaaaaagagagagagggacTCGGGGgggcaaaaaaaaacccTATTATGACTCGAAGTAGAAGGTTGGTCGGAGTAAAATATGCATGATCTTGTATTAGTGGTAGCCAATAGCACACTTATATATCGCCGAATACAAACAAGCTTTGCAGAGCCTCTCGGAAAACACGCCCGATATATGCTTGCCCTGTCATGCCACAGGCACCTTACTCACCTGTTGGTAGACAGGGCTCGATTAACTTTCACGCAGGCCACCACTGAGCATGTAAGCCTGCTGAGCCACAATGATAAAGTATCCGATACACCAGTTTCAGGTTTTGATAATGGGAGGAACCTGTTCCCTCTCTACCTTGGCATACCGCTCCTCCGAGAGCCTCTGTCGCGACTTTTCCCAGAGTTtctccctccaccaccaaGCACCCATGAGTGTTGCACCAGGACCAAGGAAGGTAACCCCCAGAACGATGTAGAACGATACCGTGACCAAATTAAGGTTCACGACCCTGACTCTTCGCAAATCCCACGCTGTAAAGAGTAGCCAGGCGGCAATAAGAAGCGTGAATATCCCAAAGTTAAGGATCTCCGGTACCCGGAATAAGAGCGGTCCATAGCCCTGGCGCAGATCAGGAATGATATCGAAGAACAGCATGATCACATGTCCAAACGCGGGGACCACGCTGCATGAGAAGAACTGGTCGAGATACTTTATATCGTAATCTCTGAATTGGTAGACGGGTCCCCAACGTCGCCCGTGCACACGCACGATGCACCATTCGACCAGTGCGGTCACAATCGGGATTAGCAGGTGCAGGATTGTTGGATTGTTCAGACTGGTAAGGATATGGAACCTGGTGAACGCCTCGCGTTTTGCGACAGCAAAGCA
Above is a window of Aspergillus puulaauensis MK2 DNA, chromosome 2, nearly complete sequence DNA encoding:
- a CDS encoding M20 family metallo-hydrolase (COG:E;~EggNog:ENOG410PG7Y;~InterPro:IPR001261,IPR010158,IPR002933,IPR036264;~MEROPS:MER0026469;~PFAM:PF01546;~go_function: GO:0016787 - hydrolase activity [Evidence IEA];~go_function: GO:0016813 - hydrolase activity, acting on carbon-nitrogen (but not peptide) bonds, in linear amidines [Evidence IEA]), producing the protein MFGRAAQRRLSLPLKFKPAPVRWYASVPAAQDLTVHGERLWFCINYVAKYSAPSPGGVTRLCADENDKLARDWFRKQVLQLGAEYSVNATGTQFAKFAGEDDTIPPIAMGSHLDTVATGGRFDGALGVLSGMEVIRSFREQGIKTHAPLVLINWTNEEGARFFPPLGSSSVYAGQSSVNEAHASLSNDNVGVTMGGELARIGYVGNGPNTFEEFPLSAHFEVHVEQATDLEKAGKPVGWVEGWNGISYHEVVFTGEDGHANTYPMHGRRDALTGAAKLIIQLETLAYARNGYTTVVSIESGPRGTANIQSKTKLVFCLMHKEAEGLENMSADIARSIQGVAAMHGLDYSLNRLIHLPPGDFWPEAIDSVRQACGDKGIGSRTGTGHDSTMTSLKCPTGMIFVRSRGGISHSAKEWSNEQDCAEGALALGRAVLNFDAHLKQP
- a CDS encoding glycoside hydrolase family 31 protein (CAZy:GH31;~COG:G,M,O;~EggNog:ENOG410PJIC;~InterPro:IPR017853,IPR000322,IPR013780;~PFAM:PF01055;~go_function: GO:0004553 - hydrolase activity, hydrolyzing O-glycosyl compounds [Evidence IEA];~go_process: GO:0005975 - carbohydrate metabolic process [Evidence IEA]), giving the protein MSEHVFETHPKASPEATVQGRNYRFTLFNERLIRFEWAEDGQFEDRASTFAINREFPTPKFRVVDGDELQIITDHFLVSYTKEKFSPQSLVFHFNGKSIKYGSPWRFGTPTEFNLGGTARTLDGVDGRCDMGQGVLSKAGYAVIDDSKSMLFDDSGFVAPRRPGDRFDCYLFCYGRDYKDAIKALYAVSGKQPAIPRYVLGNWWSRYYAYHQDEYVALMDKFRAHDIPLSVAVLDMDWHYVSDERVPHAGWTGYTWDKNLFPDPVKFREELHERYLQITLNDHPHGGIHAHEDAYEEMARFLNHDTTNKNPILFDPASPRFMQAYFHILHRRLENQACDFWWIDWQQGPYSKIPNFDPLWLLNHFQYLDSSRDGRSPLIFSRYGGPGSHRYPIGFSGDTVVTWSSLAFQPEFTATASNIGYGWWSHDIGGHIRGIRDDELLARWTQLGVFSPVMRLHSTSSRWMSKEPWLYGDECARAMARFLQFRHRLVPYLYTQSILGSNTDEPLIQPMYWSYPKRNEAYEVPNQYFLGRDLLVAPIVQPRDRRTGLASVRAWLPPQGRFVDLFSGTVYDGGRGVTFYRSISQYPVLAPEGAILALDGEDIPRNGCLNPDVLEIIVVVGEDGETTLIETAEDNSFNGGSTPQRNLEQSKVLIKFQQQKGELVISGSVQRRCIVRFLGLDSIPADFNLAISGAENGEKGDISISKFGNSVPCLSVDIPQIKSGVDIVVNLWQNPQLAVQDHTAALEELIRGYQIEFGMKDRLWNAIEEGKGQPLKIVSSLLSLGYDDAVVGPLVELVSADSRAP